In Macrobrachium rosenbergii isolate ZJJX-2024 chromosome 27, ASM4041242v1, whole genome shotgun sequence, the genomic stretch agagactcgcccgtcgtttggttttccttttattcattcttatttttcattttccctccttGAAACCTCCTCTTTCTCCCGCAGTTGGGAAAACCTCCATCTTATGTGGCGAGTAAAATTTCGTGTCTTCTGTTGACCCGAATTTGTTTCAATGACGTCTGATTTAAATGTGTCGGGATGCTGAGAATGGCTTCCATTTCCTTCGAGGGAAAGAGGACATCAGTCTCACTTTAAAActaagggacagagagagagagagagagagagagagagagagagagagagagagagagagagagagagagaggtagagaaggAATATTAGGAGTAGATGTCAAACACATATATgttaggtttttatatatattggtacTTATATAGTTGAATATTAACTTGGAAATCAGTATGATATAACgtctaaatatataacatatatatgtatattatatatatatatatatatatatatatatatatatatatatatgttgatatatactatgtatatatatatatatatatatatatatatatatatatatatatatatatatatatatatatatatatatatatatatatatatatatatattgcatccttaCGTGACTATTTCATACTGTTCTCATACTTCTACCATAGTTTCTACCATAGTTCTACGTGTACAGAACTTGTTATATCTTTGTTAATGAATCTCTTCGTTCTGTCTGTTCAGATGTTACCAAGTTTTGTGATTGTAGACTTGACCCTTGAATTATAgcattcagaagttcaagcgaaggtgcaatgcattaccctaataatattattctccatgcattttaatatatttctatctatttatttacttatttttcttttttaataagtgagatctcttctttctgtattttccttcgccatattctttggaagcttgaattccaagtcaatgggccctttgGTTGGCTTGcacaatatgaatagggttcgtcttctgaattataataataaaaattctattttaacgTTTTCTGTTGCTAAAACTTACGTGGCAGAACTTTGTCGTTTCCTTCTGTTTTCtgttgaaataaataattcctcatctttcttctgtcccgttgtttttcttagtttacCAAAGCATTTGTAGGTATTCAGAAGCCTTGTAAATGTTACGCCTCCGGAAAATGTATTGAGAGTCAAGTACTGTATTGGGAGTTACCTGATCATTCTTCTGAATTACCTATTTCTAACTGAACTcttctttcttagttttctttataattggtttaataatttatttattcttgtttattataaGCTATACACTGTTCTCCAGGgtccttttgggtgtaagttattcctaaggtagtGTGAGCGTGATACTAAaagaggtatttgtggcttaatatttgtcagCATGAAAAAGCTGCGtgtagtgataatatatatatataatataatataatatatatatatatatatacattatatatatatatatatatatatatatatatacatatatatatatatatatatatatatatatatatatatatatatatatataattttaattttccgaTATAAAGGCAATTCCAATTCATAGAAACAACAGATTTTAGCCAAatctaaataattacaaataccaCCTAGAATAATTTCATTACGAAATATATCTGTGTGGTATATTCTActcaatgaaataattttacgtgatatatttcatcaaatatttttaagatcTTTATACGTGTATCATACTAGGAGATCAAATTCCACCACCTTATAAATTTCTTACATTTGTACAAAGCAACTGCAGACACTTAATTGATATGAACAAACATGTTTAAACTTAACACTGTGCATTTATATAAGTCTTGAGACATACTTAACAGTTTGTTGTGGTAAACATAAggaatataaatgtttgtatttaactTCACAGTGTGCGtgatgtttgtttataaattcaacatgagcagagagagagagagagagagagagagagagagagagagagagagagagagagagagagagagagaatgaatcagcaaaagtgcaattatatatatgaatatatatatatataatatatatatatatatatatatatatatatatatatatatatatatatatatatatatatatatatatatatatatatatatatataatgtatatatatatatatatatatatatatatatatatatatatatatatatatatatatatatatatatatatatatatatatatatatatatatatatatatatatatatatatatatatatatatatatatatatatatatatatatatatatatatatatatatatatatatatatatatatatatatatatatatgtatgtgtgtgtgtgtgtgtacagtatgtgcgcATAAACAACATACACATCTGGTTAGAAAAACGATATGTCAGCATTCATATCTTTAATAtttcgtagatatatatatatgcatttatatatatttataatacagaaagagagagagagacaaatcacTATAGCAAGTAATTATCACCTAaagacaatgcaaaaaaaaaaactcaagaaaaaaatacagatttaagcctgttataaaaaaaaaataaaaaaagcctttaataaaaaaaaaaacattaaatattgcaATCATAAACCATACCATGATTGCTGGTAATGATACGATTATGGCCGGTAAGATCTTAGTTCATAGGGACCcagctcttttttcttttttaaacacatGACAAAGAATGATAAGATAGTCTGCCCTGACGAACATAAACTTTATGGAAAACGAGCTTctgggaaagatatatatatatataacggaacgCTGGAGAAAAAGATAAGAACATGATAGATCTTGCTTAATTATTTTGGGTTGGGGGGTATACCTGGCACACCTGTGTCCCCATTCCCTCCCTTACCCAGCCGCCTACCCAGCTGCCCAGTTCCCCATCGCTTTATGGGATAACctgaaataaatatgtaaaaaaataaggcgtttcagtttcatttttcatttctaccTCCAACAAGGAATAGATGGGTATTTGTTACGCTAAATAGCCGATAATCCTCTAAGGCTATTTGTGtatcctatttatatatatttctttaaaagtaacaaaattgGTAATATACACAAATTGAAAGTACACAATTCATTTTTCACATCTGCATCAAACaaggaaaatatctttgaatatttatTACGCTAAATACCTGATAATCCTCTAAGgctatttgtgtatatttttcttaaaggtaACAAAACTGGGTAATATACACAAATTGGAAGGAgtacatctttcatttttcaactgCCTCAAACAAGGAATATATCAGTGGACATTTGTTACGCTTAATAGCTGATAATCTTCTAACGTTATTTGCGTATGTTAGTGTGTATATTTCGTTAAAGGCAGCAAAATTGGGTAATACATACAGATTGGAAGTACAtccttcatttttcatatctttctcaaacaatgaatatatctctgaatgtttgttacGCTAAATAGCCGATAATCCTCTAGagttatttgtgtatgtttgagtGTATATTTCCACAAATTGGAAATAATTatgtgactgactgattgatttatggctactgaaactggcgtcacaaacaATGACGTGAAAGCTATGAGTTTGAAGTGGCATAAAATACACggataaataatattataaaaactacaactcaattttttatttttttaaaaattaatatattataatcgTCTGAAATATGACCTCATatgacctttattttttttttaagggggaggggggtcaGGTAGACAATATAATGTATTTAAAGACTAGAAATCATTACATCAGTTgtacttacaataataataataataataataataataataataataataataataataataataataattttaatttttcctttgacttcGTCAGTCAGAACAAAGAAAGGTCAAATCTGCAGTTGAGCAAAGAGTTGTGGGGGCGCACGCGCAATGTGCAAGAAgagtcatttttaatttaattaattaaaattccttTGTTTCCTCCATAACGAAAGATTCGTAATCCTGGGCGAGAGAGAATGGACTTAATTAGCCTATAACAATTTCTTTGTGATGGataaactaaatattttggtTGAATTGAATTAGTACTTgagtattctttttattttctccactGTCGTGAAGTcgtataaataagataaatttccCGATTGTCGTGACGTCGAATAAATAAGGTAATTTCCCCGACTGTCGTGGCGTCGTATAAATAAGGTAATTTCCCAGACTGTCGTGACCTCGTATAAATAAGGTAATTTTCCAGACTGTCCTGACGTCGTATAAATAAGATGATTTTCCCGACTGCCGTGACGTCGTATAAATAAGGTAATTTCCCCGACTGTCGTGACGTCGTGTAAATAAGGTAATTTCCTCGACTGTCGTGACGTcgtataaataagataaatttccGGACTGCCGTGACCtcgtataaataatataattttcccgACTTTCACGAAATCGTGTAAATAAGATGATTTCCCGACTGTCGTGACGTAGTATAAAATAATTGTCCCGACTCTCGTGACGTcgtatatatgataattttcccAACTGTCGTGACTGTcgtatatataagataattttcCCGACTGTCGTGACGGCGTATGAATAAGATAATTTTTCCAACTGTCGTGACGTCatagaaaaaataactcaaaattgtTTCTAAAGTCTTTAGGAAGGGAAAACTAAATATATTGACTAATTAAATTCGTATTTAATTACGTTTAATTTTCCCGACTGTCGTGACGTTgtataaataagataattttccCGACTGTCGTGACGTCATGTAAGTGAAATCAAAATTGCTTCTAAAATCATGCACTGAAAAACACTGAGCAGTTGACTGCCCCCAGATTTATATTGAAAATGTCGTCTACTGCTAAATCTAcctctactttttattttatacatggCTATCCTTGTAGCTACTGCTAAATACAGTTCATGTCGTCACATATGTATAATCTTTAGGTCTTTGAATGACCTGGAATGACATCGAATCCTTCCTTCTATCCATCCAGGGTCACGTGACCTTTCATGAGGGAAAAAACCGAAATTTAAATGACCTGGAATAACCTCATAACCTTTCTTTCATCCTTCCAGAGTCATGTGACTATTCacgaggaaaaaataagattaaaaatcatGTAACCTTCAGGTCTTGAATGACCTCGAATGACCTCAAATCCTTCCTTTACGTCTTGAATGACCTAGAACTCTTCTATCCTTCCAGGGTCATGGAACTATTCATGAGAGAAAAAACTcaagatatttaaaataatgtaaccTTTAGGTCTTAAATGGTCTCGAATGACCTAAGATGACCTCGAATCCTTCCTTTAGGTCTtgaatgacctggagtgacctcAAACTCTTCTTTTCATCCTTCCAGAGTCATATGGCTATTCACGAGAATAAAAACTCAAGAGATTTAAAATCAGGTAACCTTTAGGTCTTGAATGACCTCGAATGACCTCAAATCATTCCTTTAGGTCTTGAATGACCTGGAATGACCTCATATCCTTTCTTTCATCCTCCCAGGATTATATGGCCCTCAGGATTAAAATCATGTAACCTTTAGGTCTATTCACATCGAATGacctcaagaaaaagaaaaagaaaactcagaGATTTAAAATCATGTAACCTTTAGCTCTTGAATGACCTGGAACCTTTATCCTCCCAGGTCTTGAATTTAAAATCATGTAACCTTTAGGTCTTGAATGACCTCGAATGACCTTGAATCCTTCCATTAGGTCTTGAATGACCTCTATTCCTTTCTTTCATCCTTCCAGGGTCATGTGACTattaatgagacaaaaaaaagCGAATTTAAAATCATGTAACCTTTAGTCTTGAATGACCTAGGATAACCTCGAATATTTCCATCTACCCATCCTTCCAGGGTCATGTGACCTTCCATGAGAAAAAACTCAGAGATTTAAATCTGGCGAGAGGCCAAAGGGTCAAGACATTCTTTTGGAAGATTTAAATTGAGGAAAAGAGGTTTGGGTTACGTAGCATGTAAGCTATTTATGTTCGTTATCAGATACATGTTTCCTTACTCTTTCTACGATAGaggacacatacacacgcgctcgcacacgctcacacacatacacaccatctccgtaaacacacacacacacacaacacacacacactctctctctctctttctcccacatgactattttatctgtttctcttttatccatttcgcatctctctctctctctctctctccctctctctctctctctttgatgagaTTTATCCCTTTGATgagaatctttttttcttttatctatatcCTCAACATTTCTCTTAAataggcatatacatatatatatggcatatatatatatacacatatatatatatatatatatatatatatatatatatatatatatatattatattcatctcTACATGAACAGCTCAACTATATTCGTATACCAATAttctaaaaatacacacaaaaaaatttcatttattaaaaaaaaaaaattatctgtttctcagaaaaatattactttcaaagAGTTGGCAGCACTCAAGTTTCCTTTcgcctctctctcactccctatctctctctctttataacaaCCATGCGTCATAAGGTGGTGTGAGACGAGTTCTTATTCTTCATAAAagtcagttgctctctctctctctctctctctctctctctctctctctctctctctctctctctctctctctctctcgtacataagtaagatttagttttctatttttttttgtatacacaaTGCCTCTTCTGGGTATGGAGATAAAGAGTCTATTTTTCAGGGCATTAGGTGACTTTCAAACCATGTCAAGATAAATATATGTTCAACAGACATACGATAATGCaatcatttatactgtatatatatatatatatatatatatatatatatatatatatatgtgtgtgtgtatatatatataaatataaatatatatgtatgtatatatgtatataatatatatatatatatatatataaatatatatatatatatatatatatatatatatatatatatatatatatatatatatatatatatatatatatatatatatatataaacatatatgtatgtatatatgtatatatatatatatatatatatatatatatatatatatatatatatatatatatatatatatatatatatatatatatatatatatatatatatatatatatcacatttacggaaacaaaaaccagtaattaaaagcaaaatattagcCAACTGCTCTCAAGCATAAGAAAGGAAACTGATCAAAATCTCTGGCCTCATTTCTCTGCGGGTGTCTACTGTAAGTTAGTAAGTAAAGATTGTTAATTATTAGTAATCAGTCTCATGCTAAGCTAATCTACGCAAAACCAAATTATGCTATAAGGAGTTATTAACACAATCCTATTCCACAACCTGATTCCAGAATTCCAGTTTAAGATCTACGAACCATTCCCTCAAAACCAATGTTAATTTAAGGAGATTTAACAAAACGCTACCTCGGTTAAAATTCAGTTAGATTTACCTTAGGCCaatgttattatcatcataagcATTTGGGTCGTGGAAATATTAGCAGATAATAAGGGTTGATTGTCTCGCATTCTGTATTACAGCAATTTGAAGCGATgagatttaattttcatgtaCAGCTCATTTTCTTGACAATTTCTTTCGGACTCTTTCGTTCTTTGTAAATGGCCTTCCTCCTCAATTCATCAAGgtgtatcttattattattttttattttctgtggcaTACCTCCTCTTATTTTGTTACATtccttctttttacattttttatggcagtcgtttccaaatttttcttgttttcacaacattcaagtttccagatttttgttgttttcatagcATTCCAGTTTCCAGACTTTTCCTGTTTTCATAGCGTTACAATCTCAAGATTGTCCTTGTTTCCACAAGATTCCAGTTTCccgatttttccttgttttttttagcATTGCAGTTTCCAGATTCTTTGCTTTGACAACATTCCAGTTTCTATACTTTTCTTTTCACAACATTCCAGTTTCCAGATTCCTTCTTGTCTTCACAACATTTCAGTTTCcacactttttcttgttttcacaaCATTCCAGTTTCCAgatgtttccttgtttttcttagcATTCCAGTTTCCAGGAGTATTCTTGTCTTTCACAGCAttccagtttccagattttattgTTTCTCATATCATTCCAGTGcccatatttttcttgttttatcaacATTCCAACTTccagatttttttcttgttttcacagCATTCcaaattccatattttttcttgttttcacaatttccagtttccagtcttttcttgtttttatagcaTTCCAGTTTCCGGTCTTTTCGTGTTTTCACAGCATTCAAGTATCcagaatttttcttgttttcatagcATTACAGTCTCCAGATTTTGTCTTTGCTTTCACAATATTCCAGTTccagatttttcttgtttttttccgaAGCATTCCAGTTTCCAGATTTCTTGAATACTCCTGCTACCACCTCTTTCCTCTGTTCTTCCTCGACCTCCAGGAGTCAGCTAAAGGGAGACCCAGTCAGCTGGAGAATCAGTCTCCACGACACACCAGTCACTCACTCGGAACAATACAGCCACTGAAACTGGCGCCATTACAAATGAAACTAAAAGGATCCACGACCACTCCATTTTTGGGAGGGATTCCTGTCACTTGCCTTATCCCTCCTTCGTAAACGCTGCTCCATAATCCTTTCtgtgtgatattttcttacagatCTTAGCTCAGGAGTTCCAAAAGGCGTCAGGCTTTCGTCTGCTTTAAATAAAAACGAAGCTCATCCGCTTATTGATGAATTTAACTTTCCTCCTTATCATTTCTGTTTCACTTCTTACATAAATCTTAGTTCTTAAGTACCTAAAGGCGTCAGGCTGTCCTccactttaaataaaaaacaaaagctacTCTACTTATATCACATTAAACTTCCTCCTTAAcccttctgttttatttcttatataaatctTAGTTCTGGAGTTCCTAAAGGCGTCAGGCTTCCGTccactttaaataaaaacaaagctcaTCTAATTAATGAATTAAACTTTCCTCCTTAATCTCTTTGTTTAACTTTTCCTTATAAATCTTAGTTCTGGAGTTCCTAAAGGCGTCAGGCTGTCGtccactttacataaaaaaacaaaagctattCTACTGCTTATTGAATTAAACTTTCCTCCATAtcctttctgtttcatttcttatATACATCTTAGTTCTGGAGTTCCTAAAGGCGTCAGGCTTTCGTccactgtaaataaaaacaaaagctaatcTACTTATTGAAGCAATATTTGTTGGCAGACGATCCTAAGTCACTGGAATAGGGGGAGAAACAACTTCCCCTCGTGACTGTTGTCTCTGCTCTGCACAGGAAGCAACTGATGAACAATATGTTCACTgtttaataaagtttttaatctttaaatatgGCTAAGAGTATCTTCAAAACGGACTGAAGAGGAGTATAGGTATGACGTATGTTACCATACTTAGTATAAACAGACGATGAACTGGTTGTCTGAAGGTTAGGAGATTCGGACCTGcaacagaaagataaagagattTTAAATACAGGAAGTTTACTTGAAAATGTAAACAGTATAAGTAAATGATATATCTGATGTTTAGTTTATGAAGCCAGGATATTctgtgtaatgagagagagagagagagagagagagagagagagagagagagagagagagagagagagagagagagagagagagagagagcttttggcAGTTCTTAACTTACTATCTATACAATATTCATCGGTAAACATACATCACATatagtataaaaatgaataatttttctacCATCAGGAAAAGTAACATCAAAGAATACATTTGTTaacattcaaaaatttaaataaaactgcatattcaatgtaaatatttgtaaaaactttgtaaaaatttgtaaaataaactacAATTTACCTCATCCTTGAATTATTCTTCACAAGACTTCACTACCCAAGCCAACAAGTTCCTTGCAATCCTTGAAGCACAAAACTCACCTTGGCTGAACATTTTCTCCCAGAATGAGGGGACCTGTCTAGCCTTCAGGTCCAAGACGGTACTCCTGCTGTAGTGGGTCTCGTCAGGGCCTGGGTAACTCTGGGTGGCCAGGCACTGGACCTCCAAAATCCTCCCCGGCAGGAGGAGCTGCTCGCTCACGACGAATTCCAGCCTCGATATCGTTTGAGCGAGGTAATGGCGATATCTGGGAGGGAAGGTCGTGACCCAGGAGGAGTTTACCTGCGTGCGAGGTTGGACGTTTGTGGTGAGGGTTAATGGCACAGAAAATGGGGTTAGGTTACATAATCAATGGGGGTTCTATAACGCAGAAAATGGGGGTTCTATATCACAGAAAATGGGAGTTCGATAACAGAAAATGGGGGTTCTGTAACACAGAAAATAGGAGTTTGGTGACAGAGAAAATGGAGGTTCGGTGGCATAGAAAATGGGGTTCGATAACATAgaaaatgaatgacagaaaaTGGGACTGGGATTCtttacattgaaaaatattatgttcatttgaaagaagcaacaaaagGCAATATGAAATACAATTCAACAGCTAATTAAAACAACACACTGCTAAaggaactaaataaaaatatgtagagaTACTGACTCATTTTAAATGCTTACATACCAGTCTGCTGTTGATGTACCAAGTCAGGCTAGATGGAGGATTTGCAAGAGGAGATGAACAGTTTAGCGACAGTTTCTGCCCAACTGTGATGTTGTCTCTCTGTATGTCTGATGACATCATAATTTCAGGTGGTCCTTCAGGTGTGCCTGATTAGAAAAGGAGGGAAAAGTATTATGTActaaattatatgtttatatatataatataatatatatataatatatatacatacacacacacacacacacacacacacatatatatatatatatatatatatatacatatatatatatatatatatatatatatatatatatatatatatatatacatatatatataatatatatatctactatatatatacatacatatatatatatatatatattatatatatatatatatatatatatatatatatatatatatatatatatatatatatatatatatatatataatgtacaaatatttatataagctaaaaagtacataaaagcaaaggagagagagagagagagagagagagagagagagagagagagaaaaacaaagccgCTACCATATccagaaataaaaccaaaatactcgaaacta encodes the following:
- the LOC136853574 gene encoding uncharacterized protein gives rise to the protein MMSGPSCSFLCLLILLQAGYGIHVDRVVVPEMVQLGGNATLECWYREDGDKLYSLKWWRGDDQFYQYLPPDRRHFRVTGVHVDMEATASLNNKYGPSGVEIVVLDRVGLDTGGVFKCEVLADNNFRTEYQEANMTVVRTPEGPPEIMMSSDIQRDNITVGQKLSLNCSSPLANPPSSLTWYINSRLVNSSWVTTFPPRYRHYLAQTISRLEFVVSEQLLLPGRILEVQCLATQSYPGPDETHYSRSTVLDLKARQVPSFWEKMFSQGPNLLTFRQPVHRLFILSMVTYVIPILLFSPF